Proteins co-encoded in one Bacillus paramycoides genomic window:
- a CDS encoding sodium:proton symporter: MYSINDFYNREEASKKGIFVISRVYAKNVTLLYIGQTKRSFIQKIRELNKEWSFDESELKITLGIIEFPSGEIYSEKKVKEIKSLLILRHTPLENETSLLYYRGKFNLKIINKGRRGLIVKKLSTGDLKWT; this comes from the coding sequence ATGTATAGTATAAATGATTTTTATAATAGGGAAGAAGCTTCTAAGAAGGGGATATTTGTAATTTCTAGAGTATATGCTAAGAATGTAACATTGCTCTATATAGGACAAACCAAAAGAAGCTTTATACAAAAGATAAGGGAACTTAATAAGGAGTGGTCTTTTGATGAGAGTGAATTAAAAATTACATTAGGAATAATAGAATTTCCTAGTGGTGAAATTTACTCTGAAAAGAAGGTAAAAGAGATAAAATCCCTATTGATTTTACGGCATACCCCATTAGAAAATGAAACATCTTTATTATACTATAGAGGGAAATTTAATTTAAAAATTATAAATAAGGGAAGAAGAGGTTTAATTGTTAAAAAGCTTTCTACAGGAGATCTAAAGTGGACGTAA
- a CDS encoding YrrS family protein, with translation MGQVSRFQEKQQNRRQKAIFNIAFTLILVTVGIVTYQLFTPSNTSKKAIAQEKKAAQLEEKKREEKEAAQLEEKKRKEKEAAQLEEKKRKEKEAAQLEEKKREEKEAVQLEEKKREEKEAAQLEEKQKAEKSVSQEKGSQTNPSWKPIGTKQGAKPEMKFKEGTVDWNEMKKAISYAVDVPESQLIFDFIGNNGNNKAYGNVRDKQSNKKYKVDIDWVENQGWKPASVQVVK, from the coding sequence ATGGGACAAGTAAGCAGATTTCAAGAAAAACAACAGAATCGTCGTCAAAAGGCAATTTTTAATATTGCATTTACTTTAATTTTAGTGACAGTTGGTATAGTGACATACCAGTTGTTTACCCCTTCTAATACATCAAAGAAAGCAATTGCTCAAGAAAAGAAAGCAGCACAGTTAGAGGAGAAGAAACGTGAAGAGAAAGAAGCGGCACAGTTAGAAGAGAAGAAACGTAAAGAGAAAGAAGCGGCACAGTTAGAAGAGAAGAAACGTAAAGAGAAAGAAGCGGCACAGTTAGAAGAGAAGAAACGTGAAGAGAAAGAAGCGGTACAGTTAGAAGAGAAGAAACGTGAAGAGAAAGAAGCAGCACAGTTAGAAGAGAAACAAAAAGCAGAAAAATCGGTATCTCAAGAAAAGGGTTCTCAAACTAATCCTTCTTGGAAGCCAATTGGTACAAAGCAAGGGGCTAAACCTGAAATGAAATTTAAAGAAGGAACAGTAGATTGGAATGAGATGAAAAAAGCAATTTCTTATGCTGTTGATGTTCCAGAGAGCCAATTGATTTTCGATTTTATTGGGAATAATGGTAATAATAAAGCCTACGGTAATGTGCGAGATAAGCAAAGTAACAAAAAATATAAGGTTGATATTGATTGGGTAGAGAATCAGGGGTGGAAACCAGCATCTGTACAAGTGGTAAAATAA
- a CDS encoding IS3 family transposase (programmed frameshift), with protein MAKFSSTEKIQAVKRYLDGTESGKTIAKSIEVTPSLLREWIRRYDSSGENAFEKRYTSYSIQYKLDVLNYMNEHGTSIRETAALFNIPSYETLRKWKIAYETGGLDSLHSKKKGRPTMKDKKIKPVVEGSIEALQAENERLRMENAYFKKVECLSSKQETITKQDKAQVIYELRHEFPVKELLQLANIPRSTYYYWIKRFNRPDSNAEVKELIQAIYDEHGECYGYRRIRDELMNRGHKVNHKKVYHLMKELGLKCLVRIKKYRSYKGTVGKIAPNILNGNFQAKKPNEKWVTDITEFKLFGENLYLSPMLDLFNGEIITYTIGSRPTYSLVSTMLDRAFERVTDQDKLLIHSDQGWHYQMKKYRHSLKKCGITQSMSRKGNCYDNAVIENFLGIMKSEFLYRKEFESIAHFKQELAKYIDYYNHKRIKAKLKGMSPIQYRTHTLEAAY; from the exons ATGGCTAAATTTTCTTCAACAGAGAAAATCCAAGCAGTGAAACGATATTTAGATGGTACAGAAAGCGGAAAAACAATTGCTAAATCTATAGAAGTTACTCCTAGCTTACTTCGTGAGTGGATTAGACGATATGACTCTTCAGGTGAAAATGCTTTTGAAAAACGCTATACATCCTACTCTATCCAGTATAAACTAGACGTACTTAATTATATGAATGAACACGGGACATCTATCAGAGAAACAGCGGCACTTTTCAATATTCCGTCTTATGAAACACTCCGGAAATGGAAAATAGCTTATGAAACAGGAGGATTGGATTCCCTACATTCAAAGAAAAAGGGGCGTCCAACCATGAAAGATAAAAAAATAAAACCAGTAGTAGAGGGCTCAATAGAAGCACTACAAGCGGAAAATGAGCGTTTACGTATGGAAAATGCATATT TTAAAAAAGTTGAATGCCTTAGTTCAAAACAAGAAACAATCACCAAACAAGACAAAGCCCAAGTAATCTATGAGTTAAGGCATGAATTTCCTGTCAAAGAGTTACTTCAACTCGCAAACATTCCACGTAGTACGTACTATTACTGGATCAAACGGTTCAATCGTCCTGATTCAAATGCGGAGGTAAAAGAACTGATTCAAGCTATTTATGATGAACATGGTGAGTGTTATGGGTATCGTCGTATTCGCGATGAACTGATGAATCGTGGGCACAAAGTGAATCATAAAAAGGTGTATCATCTTATGAAAGAATTAGGGTTAAAATGTCTGGTTCGTATAAAAAAATATCGCTCTTACAAAGGGACAGTTGGGAAAATTGCACCGAATATTTTAAATGGCAACTTCCAAGCTAAAAAACCAAATGAGAAGTGGGTTACAGATATTACGGAGTTTAAGTTATTTGGGGAGAATTTATACCTATCACCAATGTTAGATTTATTTAATGGTGAAATTATCACGTATACAATTGGTTCAAGACCGACCTATTCCCTTGTTTCAACGATGTTAGACCGAGCCTTTGAACGTGTAACAGATCAAGACAAACTCCTCATTCATTCTGATCAAGGGTGGCACTATCAAATGAAAAAATATCGTCATTCTCTTAAGAAATGTGGTATAACACAAAGTATGTCTCGCAAAGGAAATTGTTATGACAATGCCGTTATTGAAAATTTTTTAGGTATCATGAAATCCGAATTTCTGTATCGAAAAGAATTTGAAAGTATAGCACATTTCAAACAAGAATTAGCAAAGTACATAGACTACTATAATCATAAAAGAATTAAGGCAAAATTAAAGGGTATGAGCCCGATACAATACCGGACTCATACCCTAGAGGCTGCCTACTGA
- a CDS encoding nucleoside hydrolase, with protein MKKVLLFGDPGIDDSLAIIYGLLHPEIEIVGIVTSYGNVTKEQTTRNAVYLLQLARRTDIPVISGASLPFFNGFTAYYPEIHGAEGLGPIQPPESVASIPIHNFSLILSIVEKYKEELTIVDVGRSTSLAIALNLWKETMQSIKEIYIMSGVFLQPGNVSTVAEANAYGDPVSTQFVINQSKNLIIIPLNVTNSAILLPNEAEYIAEHTTTPFKSLIKPIYDYYFSAYKKLNPSIKGAPLHDVVAMSAIVNPDFLQYMYRKVKIDLESLRGQTVADFRPGAKAEGARIGLKLNQKQFIKNFMEIMINRGTN; from the coding sequence TTGAAAAAAGTATTATTATTTGGAGACCCAGGTATAGATGATTCTTTGGCAATTATATACGGTTTATTGCATCCTGAAATTGAGATTGTTGGAATTGTTACAAGTTACGGAAATGTTACAAAAGAACAAACGACTCGAAATGCTGTTTACTTATTACAATTAGCTAGAAGAACAGATATCCCAGTTATAAGTGGTGCCTCTTTACCATTTTTTAATGGTTTCACTGCTTATTATCCAGAAATACATGGTGCAGAAGGACTTGGACCTATCCAACCACCAGAAAGTGTAGCATCAATTCCTATTCATAATTTCAGTCTAATTCTATCAATTGTTGAAAAATATAAGGAAGAATTAACAATTGTTGATGTAGGTAGATCAACTTCTCTTGCAATCGCTTTAAACCTTTGGAAAGAAACAATGCAAAGCATAAAAGAAATATACATAATGTCCGGGGTATTTCTTCAACCAGGAAACGTCTCAACTGTAGCTGAAGCAAATGCATATGGTGATCCAGTTTCAACCCAGTTTGTAATTAATCAATCTAAAAATTTAATAATAATTCCTTTAAATGTAACAAATTCAGCTATTTTACTTCCAAATGAAGCAGAATATATTGCAGAACACACTACTACCCCATTTAAATCATTAATTAAACCAATTTATGATTATTATTTTAGTGCCTACAAAAAATTAAACCCTAGTATAAAAGGCGCTCCTTTACATGATGTTGTTGCGATGAGTGCAATTGTCAATCCAGATTTTCTTCAATACATGTATCGAAAAGTAAAGATTGATTTAGAATCTTTAAGGGGACAGACTGTCGCAGATTTTCGACCAGGTGCAAAAGCTGAGGGAGCTAGAATTGGATTGAAATTAAATCAAAAACAGTTTATTAAGAATTTCATGGAAATTATGATAAATAGAGGAACAAATTAG
- a CDS encoding IS4 family transposase encodes MNMHQKQELSLFAEELYRYMSPATLNRLAIEAGGMKRKRKCHGHHFLSLCVWLNQQIATTSLTQLCSQLETSTGVLLSPEGLNRRFNSASVAFFRTVFTTLLQAKIGGLSKISHSLSAYFERIRILDSTTFQVPDRFASTYPGAGGCSHKAGIKIQLEYDLLSGEFSDVKIEPGKRSDQAYGATRTGMIQKNELYIRDLGYFRLQDFRLQDFKSIQDKQGYYLSRLKLPTKIYRKEFETVVFKTKPAQLRPVYIQIHLEDIMKQLQPGQVYELHDVYVGSKGKLPTRIVVYRCTEEQKQKRLRDRAIREKKKGITYTERTKLLQGITVYMTNIPTEWVPKEKIYDLYSLRWQIELLFKIWKSWFQIHRCKSIKQERLECHLYGQLISILLCSSTMFKMRELLLRKKQKELSEYKAMYMIKDYFLLFYQALHKNTQELSKILLRLFNLLQRNGRKSHRYEKKTVFDILGVVYEYTTSIHQVA; translated from the coding sequence ATGAATATGCATCAAAAACAAGAATTGTCTTTATTTGCCGAAGAGTTGTATAGATATATGTCTCCCGCTACACTTAATCGATTAGCTATAGAAGCTGGCGGAATGAAACGAAAACGTAAGTGCCATGGGCACCATTTTCTATCTTTGTGTGTATGGTTAAATCAACAAATCGCTACTACCTCTCTTACTCAACTTTGTAGTCAATTAGAAACCTCAACAGGGGTTTTGTTAAGTCCAGAGGGACTTAATCGACGCTTTAACTCAGCTTCGGTAGCCTTCTTTCGAACTGTATTTACTACACTTCTACAAGCTAAGATTGGAGGGTTATCTAAGATTTCTCATTCTCTTTCTGCTTACTTTGAGCGCATTCGCATCCTTGATTCTACAACCTTTCAAGTTCCAGATCGATTCGCATCTACTTATCCTGGTGCCGGAGGATGTAGTCATAAAGCTGGTATAAAAATTCAATTAGAGTATGACTTGTTGAGCGGAGAATTTTCTGATGTGAAAATTGAACCAGGAAAACGAAGTGATCAGGCATATGGTGCAACTCGAACAGGCATGATACAAAAGAATGAACTATATATTCGTGACTTAGGATACTTTCGTTTACAGGACTTTCGTTTACAGGACTTTAAGTCTATCCAAGATAAGCAAGGATATTATTTATCACGTCTTAAATTACCAACTAAAATATATAGGAAAGAATTCGAAACAGTGGTATTTAAAACAAAACCTGCTCAATTGAGACCCGTATATATACAAATTCATTTAGAAGATATCATGAAACAATTACAACCTGGTCAAGTGTATGAGTTACATGATGTATATGTAGGGAGTAAAGGCAAGTTGCCTACTCGCATTGTGGTTTATAGGTGTACGGAGGAGCAAAAACAGAAACGCTTACGTGATCGAGCTATTCGCGAAAAGAAAAAAGGGATTACATATACAGAGCGTACGAAACTCTTACAAGGAATTACGGTATATATGACAAACATTCCTACGGAATGGGTGCCAAAAGAGAAAATCTATGATTTATATTCATTGCGTTGGCAAATTGAGCTGTTATTTAAAATATGGAAATCTTGGTTTCAAATTCATCGTTGTAAATCTATTAAACAAGAGCGACTAGAATGTCACCTTTATGGACAACTCATTAGTATCCTATTATGTTCTTCTACTATGTTTAAAATGAGAGAACTTCTGTTACGTAAGAAACAGAAAGAGCTAAGTGAATATAAAGCGATGTACATGATTAAAGATTATTTCTTACTTTTTTATCAAGCATTACATAAGAACACCCAAGAATTATCAAAGATTCTTCTTCGTCTGTTTAACCTCCTACAGCGAAACGGACGAAAATCCCACAGATATGAGAAAAAAACGGTCTTTGATATTTTGGGCGTTGTTTATGAGTATACCACTTCAATCCATCAGGTAGCATAG
- a CDS encoding exosporium leader peptide-containing protein: MLQANAFNSNLIGPTLPPIPPFTLPTGATEGCLCDCCVLPMQNVLQQLIRETVLLGTIADAPNAPPLFFLFTITSVNDFLVTVTDGSTSFVVNISDVTGVGFFPPGPSITLLPPVDLGCECDCRERPIRELLDTLIGSTVNLLANTGSTAVDFNVEQTGLGIVLGTLPINPTTIVRFAISTCKVTAVNIL, translated from the coding sequence ATACTTCAAGCTAATGCATTTAATTCAAATTTAATTGGCCCTACACTTCCACCAATTCCACCATTTACTCTACCAACAGGAGCAACTGAAGGTTGCCTTTGTGATTGCTGTGTTTTACCTATGCAGAATGTTTTACAACAACTTATTAGGGAAACAGTGCTTCTTGGCACTATTGCAGATGCACCAAACGCTCCACCACTTTTCTTTTTATTTACTATTACTTCCGTAAATGATTTTTTAGTTACAGTTACAGATGGTTCCACATCCTTTGTAGTCAATATTTCTGATGTAACAGGGGTAGGTTTTTTCCCGCCGGGACCATCTATAACATTACTTCCACCTGTAGACTTAGGATGCGAATGTGATTGTCGCGAACGACCAATTAGGGAATTACTAGATACGCTTATTGGTTCTACAGTGAATCTTTTAGCAAATACTGGTTCTACTGCAGTAGATTTTAACGTGGAACAAACAGGTCTTGGTATAGTTCTAGGTACTTTACCTATAAATCCAACTACAATCGTTAGGTTTGCTATTTCAACCTGCAAAGTTACAGCTGTAAACATTCTCTAA
- a CDS encoding HesA/MoeB/ThiF family protein, which translates to MEMDSYYWEMVKKNIGVYSKAEQGCLRNKRVIIFGLGGVGGYEAILFSRMGIGHITGVDPDEFEISNINRQMLALSSVVGTPKAKVAEQVVKDIHPYISTNFLQVKVDEDNVTELIKGHDIVVEAVDDMPSRVIIHRTARELGIPSVGMSGSPPTRGFVSTFYPTGIPYEEALNVSIVGSKLTDPKLRQQIADVKKKRAWYSVEKGAPEDWAQDFCDGKVGWIITPMRAHLLSLFSFHEAIQVLTGREPLARAPKGIVIDVDSLTPVQVKDAPENGWDYATL; encoded by the coding sequence ATGGAAATGGATTCCTATTACTGGGAAATGGTAAAAAAGAATATTGGTGTCTATTCAAAAGCGGAACAAGGATGTCTTAGGAACAAAAGAGTAATTATCTTTGGGTTAGGGGGAGTAGGAGGTTACGAAGCAATCCTCTTTTCTAGGATGGGAATTGGGCATATTACAGGGGTCGATCCAGATGAATTTGAAATATCTAATATAAACAGACAAATGTTAGCCCTTTCTAGTGTGGTGGGAACACCAAAAGCAAAAGTTGCAGAACAGGTAGTAAAAGATATACATCCTTATATTTCAACAAACTTCTTACAAGTAAAAGTAGATGAAGATAATGTAACGGAACTAATAAAAGGACACGATATTGTGGTAGAAGCTGTAGATGATATGCCTTCCAGGGTAATTATACATAGAACAGCTAGGGAATTAGGTATACCGAGTGTAGGGATGTCAGGTAGCCCACCTACAAGAGGATTTGTTTCTACATTCTATCCAACTGGAATTCCTTATGAGGAGGCATTGAATGTGTCGATTGTAGGTTCAAAATTAACAGACCCTAAACTAAGGCAACAAATTGCTGATGTCAAGAAAAAAAGAGCATGGTATTCAGTCGAAAAAGGAGCACCAGAAGATTGGGCACAAGATTTTTGCGATGGAAAAGTAGGATGGATTATCACCCCTATGCGTGCTCATCTTTTATCACTTTTTAGTTTTCATGAAGCAATTCAAGTGCTAACAGGTCGTGAACCTTTAGCTAGAGCACCAAAGGGCATAGTTATAGATGTAGATAGTCTCACTCCTGTTCAGGTAAAAGACGCACCAGAAAACGGTTGGGATTATGCAACATTATAA